From Rhodococcus antarcticus, the proteins below share one genomic window:
- the aroB gene encoding 3-dehydroquinate synthase: protein MSEPVRVRVAAETPYDVVIGRGLLSELTAELRGTTTAAIIHQPSLIATAEAVREALAEVGVDAHRIEIPDAEDGKDLAVAGFCWEVLGRIGLTRRDAVISLGGGAATDLAGFVAATWMRGVRVVHVPTTLLAMVDAAVGGKTGINTDAGKNLVGSFHTPSAVLVDLVTLESLPPLEIVAGTAEIIKAGFLHDPRILELIEADPAAALDPTGDVLPELVERAIAYKAEVVGSDLREQGRREELNYGHTLGHAIERRERYRWRHGAAVSVGLVFAAELARLAGRLDDATADRHAAVLASVGLPTTYDADALGQLLEGMRNDKKNRAGILRFVVLDGLGRPGRLEGPDPALLAAAYSAVAREPGGAGTGILL from the coding sequence ATGAGCGAACCGGTGCGGGTGCGGGTGGCGGCGGAGACGCCCTACGACGTGGTGATCGGGCGCGGGCTGCTCAGCGAGCTCACCGCCGAGCTCCGCGGCACCACCACCGCGGCGATCATCCACCAGCCCTCCCTCATCGCGACCGCAGAGGCCGTGCGCGAGGCCCTGGCCGAGGTCGGGGTGGACGCGCACCGCATCGAGATCCCTGACGCCGAGGACGGCAAGGACCTCGCGGTCGCGGGCTTCTGCTGGGAGGTGCTGGGGCGCATCGGGCTCACCCGCCGCGACGCCGTCATCTCCCTGGGCGGGGGAGCGGCGACCGACCTCGCCGGATTCGTGGCCGCCACGTGGATGCGCGGGGTCCGCGTCGTCCACGTGCCCACCACGCTCCTGGCCATGGTCGACGCGGCCGTGGGCGGCAAGACCGGCATCAACACCGACGCGGGCAAGAACCTCGTCGGCAGCTTCCACACCCCGTCCGCCGTGCTCGTGGACCTGGTCACCCTGGAGTCGCTGCCCCCGTTGGAGATCGTCGCGGGCACGGCGGAGATCATCAAGGCCGGCTTCCTGCACGACCCGCGCATCCTCGAGCTCATCGAGGCGGACCCGGCCGCGGCGCTGGACCCCACCGGCGACGTGCTGCCCGAGCTCGTCGAGCGCGCCATCGCCTACAAGGCCGAGGTGGTCGGCAGCGACCTCCGTGAGCAGGGCCGGCGCGAGGAGCTCAACTACGGCCACACCCTCGGCCACGCCATCGAGCGGCGCGAGCGCTACCGCTGGCGCCACGGTGCCGCCGTGAGCGTGGGACTGGTGTTCGCGGCCGAGCTCGCGCGGCTGGCCGGCCGGCTCGACGACGCCACCGCGGACCGGCACGCCGCGGTGCTCGCCTCCGTCGGCCTGCCCACCACCTACGACGCGGACGCGCTGGGCCAGCTCCTGGAGGGCATGCGCAACGACAAGAAGAACCGCGCCGGGATCCTCCGCTTCGTGGTGCTGGACGGGCTCGGCAGGCCCGGCCGGCTGGAGGGTCCGGACCCGGCCCTGCTCGCCGCGGCCTACTCCGCCGTGGCGCGCGAGCCCGGCGGAGCCGGCACGGGGATCCTGCTGTGA
- the aroQ gene encoding type II 3-dehydroquinate dehydratase, protein MRVEVLNGPNLGRLGTRQPEVYGRTTHADLVVLCEQAGTGLGLEVRVRQTDHEGELLGWVHDAADAGTPVVLNAGGLTHTSVVLRDACAELTAPWVEVHISNVHAREPFRAHSHLSAIATGSIVGLGVTGYVLALQFLQRHGGQEHRPAG, encoded by the coding sequence GTGAGGGTCGAGGTGCTCAACGGACCGAACCTGGGACGGCTCGGCACGCGCCAGCCCGAGGTCTACGGCCGCACCACCCACGCCGACCTGGTCGTGCTGTGCGAGCAGGCCGGTACCGGGCTGGGCCTGGAGGTCCGCGTGCGCCAGACCGACCACGAGGGCGAGCTTCTCGGCTGGGTGCACGACGCGGCCGACGCGGGGACGCCGGTGGTGCTCAACGCCGGCGGGCTGACCCACACGTCGGTGGTGCTGCGCGACGCGTGTGCCGAGCTCACCGCACCGTGGGTGGAGGTGCACATCTCCAACGTGCACGCCCGTGAGCCGTTCCGCGCGCACTCCCACCTCTCCGCGATCGCCACCGGCAGCATCGTGGGGCTCGGGGTGACCGGGTACGTGCTCGCGCTGCAGTTCCTGCAGCGTCACGGAGGGCAGGAGCACCGTCCGGCCGGCTGA
- a CDS encoding shikimate kinase, translating into MSPRVVLVGPPGAGKTTIGRKLAARLELRLVDTDQLVELQSGRTVPEIFTTDGEATFRALEERAVLDALDEDEAVVSLGGGAVLSERTRAALAGHTVVFLAVGMAEGVRRTGMGVGRPLLAGINPRATFKAMLDARLGLYREVATIEVVTDGRSPAAVVDAVLAAL; encoded by the coding sequence GTGAGCCCGAGGGTGGTGCTGGTCGGCCCGCCGGGCGCGGGCAAGACCACGATCGGCCGCAAGCTCGCCGCCCGCCTGGAGCTGCGCCTGGTGGACACCGACCAGCTGGTGGAGCTGCAGTCAGGCCGCACCGTGCCGGAGATCTTCACCACCGACGGCGAGGCGACCTTCCGTGCGCTCGAGGAGCGGGCCGTGCTCGACGCGCTCGACGAGGACGAGGCGGTGGTGTCCCTCGGCGGTGGGGCGGTGCTCTCCGAGCGGACCCGGGCCGCGCTCGCCGGGCACACCGTGGTGTTCCTGGCCGTCGGGATGGCGGAGGGGGTGCGGCGCACGGGCATGGGGGTCGGGCGCCCGCTGCTCGCGGGGATCAACCCACGGGCCACCTTCAAGGCGATGCTCGACGCGCGGCTCGGGCTCTACCGCGAGGTGGCGACGATCGAGGTGGTCACCGACGGCCGCAGTCCCGCCGCGGTGGTCGACGCCGTCCTCGCCGCCCTCTGA
- a CDS encoding B-4DMT family transporter — protein MNPWLVRATSLVLLHVLVRTGLELVLRTAPGSGGALRYGSVVLLVLVALLWAGLDAVREDLEDVQRDDLFTRWLKAALLTGPAAGLVGWAVEGLLVDASGTEQLLVELTGGAAFTALLVLVPAALGLFVGRRVRPADPEPEPVRGTAREARRARLEARER, from the coding sequence ATGAACCCCTGGCTCGTGCGGGCGACGTCCCTGGTCCTGCTGCACGTGCTGGTCCGCACGGGTCTCGAGCTGGTGCTGCGCACCGCCCCGGGCTCGGGCGGGGCGCTGCGCTACGGGTCCGTCGTGCTGCTCGTCCTCGTCGCCCTGCTGTGGGCCGGGCTCGACGCCGTCCGCGAGGACCTCGAGGACGTCCAGCGCGACGACCTCTTCACCCGTTGGCTGAAGGCTGCCCTGCTCACGGGGCCGGCGGCCGGGCTGGTGGGCTGGGCGGTGGAGGGCCTGCTCGTCGACGCCTCCGGCACCGAGCAGCTGCTGGTGGAGCTCACCGGCGGGGCCGCGTTCACGGCGCTGCTCGTGCTGGTGCCCGCGGCGCTGGGGCTGTTCGTCGGGCGTCGTGTCCGCCCGGCCGACCCGGAGCCCGAGCCGGTCCGGGGAACCGCCCGCGAGGCTCGTCGAGCTCGGCTCGAGGCCCGCGAGCGCTGA
- the efp gene encoding elongation factor P — MASTSDFKNGLVLKIDGQLWTITDFQHVKPGKGPAFVRSTLKNVLSGKVVDKTFNAGVKVETATVDRRNMTYLYRDGDDFVFMDAEDFEQHYIGAATVGGGASFMLENSDVQVAFNEGVPLYVELPVAVDLLVQHTDPGLQGDRSTGGTKPATMETGAEIAVPLFINTGDKLRVDTRDSRYLGRVNS, encoded by the coding sequence GTGGCATCCACCAGCGACTTCAAGAACGGGCTCGTCCTCAAGATCGATGGACAGCTCTGGACCATCACCGACTTCCAGCACGTCAAGCCGGGCAAGGGCCCCGCGTTCGTGCGCTCGACGCTGAAGAACGTGCTCTCCGGCAAGGTGGTCGACAAGACGTTCAACGCCGGTGTGAAGGTCGAGACCGCCACGGTCGACCGTCGCAACATGACCTACCTCTACCGCGACGGCGACGACTTCGTCTTCATGGACGCCGAGGACTTCGAGCAGCACTACATCGGGGCTGCCACCGTGGGTGGCGGCGCGAGCTTCATGCTGGAGAACAGCGACGTGCAGGTCGCGTTCAACGAGGGTGTGCCGCTGTACGTCGAGCTCCCGGTGGCCGTCGACCTGCTGGTGCAGCACACCGACCCGGGCCTGCAGGGCGACCGCTCCACCGGGGGCACCAAGCCCGCCACCATGGAGACCGGCGCCGAGATCGCCGTCCCGCTGTTCATCAACACCGGTGACAAGCTCCGGGTGGACACCCGTGACAGCCGCTACCTGGGTCGTGTGAACTCCTGA
- the aroC gene encoding chorismate synthase: MTPRPWETARVLRWITAGESHGPALVAVLEGMVAGVEVTSSDIAAELARRRLGHGRGARMKFEADAVEVLGGLRHGVTMGGPLAVRIANTEWPKWETVMSADPVDAETLAAQARNAPLTRPRPGHADYAGMLKYGFDDARPVLERASARETAARVALGTLAKAFLRQALGVTVLSHVTALGSVDAPDGVVPGPDDLADIDASPVRAFDPSATEAMVAEVDLAKREGDTLGGVVEVVVHGLPIGLGSFVAGDRKLDARLAEALMGIQAIKGVEIGDGFATARRRGSQAHDEMRPGPDGVLRSTNRAGGIEGGMTNGEPLRVRAAMKPISTVPRALATVDMATGEEAVAINQRSDVCAVPAAGVVAEAMVALVLAQAALEKFGGDSVGETAANLNGYLRTLHTRHEPA, encoded by the coding sequence ATGACCCCACGGCCGTGGGAGACTGCTCGGGTGCTGCGCTGGATCACTGCCGGGGAGTCCCACGGGCCCGCTCTCGTCGCCGTCCTCGAGGGGATGGTCGCCGGGGTCGAGGTCACGTCGTCCGACATCGCTGCGGAGCTCGCCCGCCGCCGCCTCGGCCACGGCCGCGGGGCCCGGATGAAGTTCGAGGCCGACGCCGTGGAGGTGCTCGGTGGGCTGCGGCACGGGGTCACCATGGGCGGACCGCTCGCCGTGCGCATCGCCAACACGGAGTGGCCCAAGTGGGAGACCGTGATGTCCGCGGACCCGGTGGACGCCGAGACCCTGGCTGCGCAGGCCCGCAACGCACCGCTGACGCGCCCGCGACCCGGTCACGCCGACTACGCCGGGATGCTCAAGTACGGCTTCGACGACGCCCGTCCGGTCCTGGAGCGGGCGAGCGCCCGGGAGACCGCGGCCCGCGTCGCGCTCGGGACCCTCGCCAAGGCCTTCCTGCGCCAGGCGCTGGGGGTCACCGTGCTCAGCCACGTCACCGCGCTGGGTTCGGTGGACGCCCCGGACGGCGTGGTCCCCGGACCCGACGACCTGGCCGACATCGACGCGAGCCCCGTGCGGGCGTTCGACCCGTCCGCGACCGAGGCCATGGTCGCCGAGGTGGACCTGGCCAAGCGCGAGGGCGACACCCTGGGCGGCGTCGTCGAGGTCGTCGTCCACGGCCTGCCCATCGGGCTCGGGTCCTTCGTCGCCGGGGACCGAAAGCTCGACGCCCGCCTGGCCGAGGCGCTCATGGGCATCCAGGCCATCAAGGGCGTGGAGATCGGGGACGGGTTCGCCACCGCCCGCCGGCGCGGCAGCCAGGCCCACGACGAGATGCGGCCCGGTCCTGACGGGGTGCTGCGCTCCACCAACCGGGCCGGGGGCATCGAGGGCGGCATGACCAACGGCGAGCCGCTGCGCGTGCGCGCGGCCATGAAGCCCATCTCCACCGTGCCGCGCGCGCTCGCGACCGTGGACATGGCCACCGGCGAGGAGGCCGTCGCCATCAACCAGCGCTCCGACGTCTGCGCCGTCCCCGCCGCCGGTGTCGTGGCCGAGGCCATGGTGGCGCTCGTGCTGGCCCAGGCCGCCCTCGAGAAGTTCGGCGGCGACTCCGTGGGCGAGACCGCCGCCAACCTGAACGGCTACCTGAGGACCCTGCACACCCGGCACGAGCCGGCGTGA
- a CDS encoding shikimate dehydrogenase — protein sequence MGHSRSPQLHLAAYAALGLGGWRYDRLECDEEGFARLVDGLGPEWVGLSVTMPDKLVALELATTATARARAVGAANTLVRTTSGWHADCTDVDGVTGALDELGVVGLSGARAVVVGAGGTARAVLVALAALGVAEVDLAVRSPGRAAGAVVCAQAVGLAVRVVGLDGLAGVCDGAAVTVSTVPAAGSQAVAAAVARCARVLDVLYDPWPTPVAQAVRAAGGTVVGGLSVLLHQAYGQVELFTGRPAPREEMAAALGG from the coding sequence TACGCGGCCCTCGGGCTGGGCGGCTGGCGCTACGACCGCCTCGAGTGCGACGAGGAGGGTTTCGCGCGGCTCGTGGACGGGCTCGGTCCGGAGTGGGTGGGCCTGTCGGTGACCATGCCGGACAAGCTCGTGGCCCTGGAGCTCGCGACCACCGCCACCGCGCGGGCCCGGGCCGTCGGGGCGGCCAACACGCTGGTGCGCACCACGTCCGGCTGGCACGCCGACTGCACCGACGTCGACGGCGTGACCGGAGCCCTGGACGAGCTGGGGGTGGTTGGGCTCTCCGGTGCTCGCGCGGTGGTGGTGGGGGCCGGGGGCACGGCTCGAGCGGTGCTGGTGGCCCTGGCCGCGCTCGGGGTGGCCGAGGTGGACCTGGCCGTGCGCTCGCCGGGGCGGGCGGCCGGGGCGGTGGTCTGCGCGCAGGCGGTGGGGCTGGCCGTGCGGGTGGTCGGCCTGGACGGGCTCGCCGGGGTGTGCGACGGAGCGGCGGTCACCGTGAGCACGGTGCCCGCGGCCGGTTCGCAGGCCGTCGCCGCCGCGGTGGCCCGGTGCGCTCGCGTGCTCGACGTCCTCTACGACCCCTGGCCGACACCCGTGGCGCAGGCGGTGCGGGCCGCGGGGGGCACCGTCGTCGGGGGCTTGTCGGTGCTCCTGCACCAGGCCTACGGGCAGGTGGAGCTGTTCACCGGGCGGCCCGCACCCCGGGAGGAGATGGCCGCCGCGCTGGGTGGATGA